TGTTATTCTTAGATATAGAAGGAAGCAGAGAATATATTTGATGTTGATGGATAAATTGGGGCTAGATTTCCACATGGATGAGGGAAGTGGCTGCTTGCTCGAGTAGACCTCAGGAATTCAGTTCTGTCTACCAGCAATCTGCTCTGCCTAAAAATCTACCATAGaagatattttttgaatttttaaatattttcatgtgtttcctttttaaatacaaatacccTGGAGAAGGGATATCAATGACTAACTGGCAAGTGGGAGAAGGTAACTAGATAGTGAAAAGAAAGGCCTGGAGATTCCAAAGTAGAGGGTACTTAgacagttttatattttccagttgtAAAAATGTGTTTAGTGCAGAAACTTAGAAGAGTATGGAGAAgagaataattattataattccaCCACCTCTAGGTCACGACTTTTAACATTTTAGTGCGTTTTCCctgctgtgtataaaatagataactaacaaggacatactgtatagcacagggaactatacttaatattttgtaataacatataagggaaaagaatctgaaaaaaatagatatgtatgtgtaactgaatcactttgctgtataccaaaaactgacaaaacattgtaaatcaatgatacttcaagaaaaaaaaaaggaaaatatattttagtgtgTTTTCCTTGTTCCATGCCTAATGTTGATGGTTGAGTTAGCATACTTTTGTTTACATGTCTATATTTTTTCATGCTGTTAAAAGCTGTCAGCGTTTCTTTTTTGTCAGCATTATTTTAACTGACTGCATATATTTCATTTCATGCAATGGGTATACAGTAATTAGATTAAGTTAAATCTTTAGGTTATTCCTCttgtgcttttaaatttcatagaAATAGTTTTGGTAGTTGTCCACTCCAGGGGAGCTTCTTGCATAGATTCTGTGGGAAGGAGGCTAGTCAGTAAGCTGTGCAGTGGAGACACCTGCTATAATAGGCCTGCCCCAGCATTAGAGTCAAAGGAGGAGGACCACAGCTGAACCAGTTATATGGGAATTGTTCGTTCCTTCCTCCCAGCTGTCAATATACTGAAGGGAAAGAGAGGCTGTGAAAATAGGGGAGAGATGAGAAGGAATCAAATCACTGATTATGCCTTCTTTTCCCAGTGAAGGTTCTTTAGGCCTCAGGCCAGGCTCTGCctaggggaggggaaagagcttTAACTGGATatgtgatttatgttttaaattgggttaagttaacttgaaatggaatttttttttcttttaatacttgaACGTTTTTGGAAGTTAAATTGGTTAAGGTTTATTTGAAGATAAGAAAGGGATATGCTGGATGGCAAATCGAAAGTGATGATTGGGGGATTCCCTGGAGGTCAGTTGTTGGgcctctgggctttcactgccaagggcccggcttcaagccctggtcagggaactaggatcccacaagctgcaaggcacagccaaaaaaaaaaagtgatgattaGAGTAAAATTATCaagctgcgggcttccctggtggcgcagtggttgagagtccgcctgccgatgcaggggacacgggttcgtgccctggtcagggaggatcccacatgccgcggagcagctgggcccgtgagccatggccgttgagcctgcgcaccgcaacgggagaggccacagcagtgagaggcccgcataccgcaaaaaaaaaaaaaaatatccagcTGCTGCTTGTTTGAATCTCCCACCAAGTAATATTGGGAGATGTAGTTTTCTGATTAACTTAAATGATGATATTAATGGAGAAGAGCGATCTGACGTAAAATTTATTGCCTCTTAAAAGTGTTAACCATGCAGAGGTGTGTGAAAGCTTGATTCTTAAAGTGATACAGATATTGATTCTCTGAGCTCTAGGGGGAGAGGGTGGACTCTTTTTtcctgtaaaaaaacaaacaaaaacttgtaagGAGATGTGGGTCAAAGGGTaccaactttcagttataaaCTGAATAAGTTCTGGGTATCTAATATATAGCGTGATGATTATAGGTAATAATagtatattgtatacttgaagtTTGCTAAGATCTTAGATGTTcccaccacattaaaaaaatgtaactatatgaggtgatggatttgcaaattaacttgattgtagtaatcatttcatagTGTATACACATATTAAGTCATcgcattgtacaccttaaacaccTGATTGTAGAacctaaatatatacagtttttatttgtcaatcatacctcagtgAAGCTGGAAAAAATGACTTTCCTTTGCATATTGTAAACCATTTTGAAAACTTCTGTATAGTGCAAATAATTAAACATCAGTGCAACACATTATCCCTTCTCAAACATGAGCATGATATCATGTAGCCTTTGGGTATATCCTTCCAGGCTTCCTTGTGcgttttaaaaattgcttattgcctttttttccccaaaattgagATCAtacttgtaaaaatttttgtggCCTGCAAGAGGTTGCATAAGGAAGCAGAAATTGTTGTAACACAGAAATGTTCACTGATGAAGTAACCACTGAACATTCCTGACTTCTCTCTTAAAACTTGAATTTATTCACCTATCCAaccactgtctctctctctgtgctggGGTCTATTTAATGCAGATGGATTGGGAAGTCAGTGAAGGATACTGGAGATCTGTGTGGTCACTGACAAATTTGTCTAGGTTGGACTAGttgaaaaactaataaaaatatctagagaTGACAACAGGGTGGGCACTTCAGTGAAGAATGACTGTACATGACATATTAAGATAAGCTTTTGGGAACATCCATGTAGCTCTCATGAAGGATTGCTGCCATGATGGTGCCATGTAAGTCACGCAATGGAAAATGATGTGCTATTGCATATCATTTTGACAGAAAAATTACATCCCCTCCAAAAAAAACTCCcactatttttattcattctttgattatttaataattagTTGATAGGTATAAAGGTTGCCTCAGTGTTGTTAAACTGccaaggtaattttttttaatcttataggGTACTTTTTCAGGGTAAATTTTCAATCAAATCTTTGTTCCCTGTTATGAATATGAACGAATACTTATTATGAGTGTGAATACTTAATAGCCTTCTACTAAGTACCATTTATTGATGATAACAAGGGTCACCTGTATTTAAGTTTTTCTAAAGTCTCTAGACTGTTATAATAAATAGTAACCAGATAACCACATTTTCCTACTGAGTAAGCATATGCTAGAAAAGCTAGTTTTATCCTAAGTTAagtacatacttttaaaaacctATACGCACaagttataataaaaaatttcgTTAACTTTTTTTAGGTCTAATTATAAGTTCAGTATAGAAGGTACCACTTCTCTTATGGAATTAAGGCAAAATTTCTCAGATTCTTCTAACTCTGATATATTGATGACTAGTGACCATTAGACTGGTGTATGCAAATACCTTAGCTAATCTGCTAAATGGGCTTTTAATTATGTGCTAActtgttcttttaattattcTAGTTGTCATATAAATAAATTAGCCTCTGGGGTATTTGCCGTGTTCCCATTCTCTGAGATCCTTCTGGCTTTCTACTGTGCAggtgaatcacctggggaatcttgttaaaatgcagattctgattcagtatgcATGTAGCTTGGAGGCAGGCAAAATTCCAAATTTGAAGCCAGCTTCCAGGACAATGCCAGTGCCAATGCTGCTGGCTTTTCGACCACATTTTGAATATCAAGGCTTTTAATAGCAACTTTGGGAACGGAAGCCAGGCAAACTTGTTGAAGCCACTTCTTGTTATGATAACTTTATGATTCACTCCTAGTTtattagtaatatatatttttcctgtggggatatatatatttacttgtaGCACATGAGTTTTACTGTAGTTTTTGTGTTGGGCATGTCATCTACAGTGGTATTTATAAAGAATGATAAcatactgatgatgatgatgtaatAATTGACATGTATTGACTACTTATGTCCGACACTGTGCTTTACAAAGTTTGGCTAAATTTTCTCAACAAAACCATGCCGTAGACATTATTGTTGTTATCCCCATTTACTAATGAGGAGGCTTGGTAACAAGTTTaatgacttgcccagagtcacacaaccagaaggtggcagagccaggatgtcaGCTCAGGTAGTCTGACTCTAGAGCTTGTACTTTTAATCTCTTTACTAGTCTGACAAGAGATAGAAAGCATAGGCTTAATATAATATCAGGTATCTGAATTTTCTAGCTTCTGTCACTATTCATATAAGATACATTTGAATTTTCTAGCTTTCTCCCAAAAGACCTTTGAATAGCATTTTCCTtccttatgttttcatttttttgtggctTTCCCATAGATACTGATGATCTGTGATTTGTTACCAGTTTTTTTAGTCTTCCTTTTTGTATATTTGTGCTTAGAGAAAAAGATCTCAACTTTCATATTCTTTTGATATGAAAATTTATGAAGAATGAAAAGTTAGATAGTACCCTGccaagaatgaaagataaaagtgTTTTTAGTAATGTTGAGATTATGTGTTTCTGCCAAGGAGTAGTAGCCCAGGAAAACATCAGGTTCTATAGGATCATCACAAAAGAATGGTTGATTCTTCTGTGTGTGCTTAAAAattgggaatttttttctttatccaaatGGTAATTATATTCTAGTAATTAGTCTGGAGACATACCTTCTGAGTTCTCCTGAAAAACCACCAGATGGTCTTAGAGAAGCCAAGAGAAACTGAGAACTCTGCCTTAGCTTCTCAGCCTGTTAGATGTTGACAGTTGTGTAGTGCTTGAGCCTTCATCCCGTGTTAAGAAATAAGTATGTACACAGGTGtttgtaaaaatatatgaaaatgagtGAAAGCTGTTTaggattagaaaaaaatgttaaccgTAGCTGCAATTTGATTTGGAAATCGGTAAGCACAGAACAGGTCATGATAAATAAGAATATAACTAGGTCATTACTCATGTCGAAGTAATAGGAGGCTGTTTACTTTCATTATCTCTGTTTCTTTTACAGTCCATCAATATTATGGAACTGACTTTACAAAAGTATGGAAGCTATGAAAAATTTGAACAGGCCACTGGTGGTAGCCTGCTATCTAAAACTCGAATCTGGAGTCATGTTAGGAAATACATGATGAAAGAAGGCTGCATGGGTGAGGTATGAATCATGAGTAAGCATGACAATTTGAGCATTTTAACTCTCAGTCACTGCcacgtgtttgttttttctgcagGTTTtgctttcccaacactattttACTCATTAAATAAGTCACCCAGATTTCTTACTAAATATAAGTCTAAGTTTTTATTGCATTGAATTGTTAAtgttcagtttttttctgtttttccgtTTTTCTTACTATCATTTTTGTATAGCTTGTAGGATTACGTGAATTGGCTtatgaaaattattaatgaaGAGATTTGGCACAGTGACTTCTCTTATTAATGTCCAGTTCCTAGTGTTCATTCTCAAAATAAGCTTTGGCCCAGCAGTGACCAGGACTCTGGCTCCTGTACCTTCCTTTGCATTATTCCAGCCCAGGGGACTATATTTGAGAGCACTGCAGAGGCACAATTTCAGTTCTCCGTGTCTTCCTCTGCACAGCTGTCTACTTTTCTTTCAATCCAGTAAAGGTTCTTGAGTTCCCAAAGGCTCAAAAttccaagggtctgcatttcaTCTTCTTGGTTTCGGGGAGATTCAAGATGgtgtaaacaaaagaaaaaggtgtTAATTTATGGGTCCATTGTTTTCTGTGAAAACTTTCACCCCCTGCCTTCtatgttttgtcttttatatatatatattttaactcttGCTCTTTAGATTGTAGTTCACCTCACTGAGGACCTGCTTTCCCGAGCTTCCATGACAGTAGTAAATGGATGTCCAACACTGACCATCAATGTTTGCACCGCACGTGAGCATTGGCTGGAAGGAATGCTGAGGCATGAAATAGGTAGGGGGCAACCCTTCTCCATTTATTCAGTTGTAATAGCAGAAATTACTTCAAGGACTTGTTTGTTTATAATGCATTTTTTCTTAGTAATATTTGgcaaaaagtaatgaaattgttAGGTGTCACTTGAACTAAAGCTAAGATATTAATGTCTCATTTCAAATTAGATTTTTTAGGGTACCGTATAGCTGTATTAAGCTTGGAGAGTCATTTAACTCCTCTGGATTTCAGTTCCCCCATCTTCAACTGAGGGAATTGAATTAAGTGATCTCtaatattcttttcaaatatcaAGTCTATAATTcgactcttaaaaagaaaataaattgctgtAAAAGTTATACCTCTTCTAATGAGACATGTAATCCTTCTGAAGGCTGTGTACTCCTTCAAAGCAAAGGGCATTAGTGTCAGatcattttctactttcttttgatttgtagGTACACATCAATTTCGTTTTAGAACTGTTGGTAGAATCTTTTTTGGgagaagaattaaaataataatggcaTTTCttacttttcatgtgccttttcttCTCCATAGGCACACATTACTTTCGAGGTATTAACAACCTTCAGCAGCCATGGAACAGTTGGACTGGCCGTAAAAAACATGACCTAAAGCCAAACAATCCCACAGAGGAAGGACTGGCAAGTATTCACAGTGTCCTGTTTAGAAAAGACCCCTTTTTATGGAGGGCTGCCCTCCTCTACTACACTGTTTATCGAGCCAGCCACATGTCTTTTTGTGCATTATTCAAAGACATTGGAAAGTTTGTCAAGGACCCCAATACAAGATGGGATTATTGTGTACGAGCCAAGAGGGGATGGACTGATACCTCCCAACCAGGTGTGTGTCCCTTGACAGTAGATTTTCTGATTTATTgggtaattgtctttttttttgaatttttgaattttattttataaaacagcagaattttatttcctaaaagagcaggttctcactagttatccattttatacatattaatgtatatatgtcaatcccaatctcccaattcatcacaccaccaccaccacccttgtGCCGCTtttcctccttggtgtccatacgtttgttctctacatctgtctctcaatttctgccctgcagaccggttcgtttctaccatttttctaagttccacatatatgcgttaatatacaatatttgtttttctctttcttacttcactctgtatgacagtctctagattgatccatgtctctacaaatgacccaatttcattcctttttatggctgagtaatattccattctgtatatgtaccacattttctttatccatttgtctgttcatgggcatttaggttgcttccattaccggggaattgtaaatagtgctgcaatgaacattggggtacaagtgtctttgaattatagttttctgtgggtatatgcccaggagtgtgattggtgggtcatatggtaattctatttttagttttttaaggaacttccatactgttctccatagtggctgtatcaatttacattcccaccaacagtgcaagagggttcccttttccccacaccctctccagcatatgttgtttgtagattttctgatgatgcccattctaactagtgtgaggtgatacctcattgtagttttgatttgcattttctctaataattagtgatcttgagcagcTTTTGATGTGCTTCTttgccatctgaatgtcttctttggagaaatgtctatttaggtcttccgcccatttttggattgggttgtttgttttcttaatattgagctgcatgagctgcttgtaaattttggagattaatcctttgtcagttgcttcatttgcaaatattttctcccattgtgagggttgtctttttatcttgcttatggtttcctttgctgtgcaactgctttgaagtttcattaggtccaatttgtttatttttgttttgatttccattaccctaggaggtggctcaaaaaagatcttgctgtgatttatgtcaaagaatgttcttcctatgttttcctctaagagttttatagtgtccggtcttacatttaggtctctaatccattatgagtttatttttgtgtatggtgttagagagtgttctgatttcattcttttacatgtagctgtccagttttcccaacaccacttattgaagagactgtcttttctccattgtatatccttgcctcctttgtcatagattagttgaccatatgtgtgtgtgtttatctctgggctttcattaatctatatttctgtttttgtgccagtaccacactgtcttgattactgtagctttgtagtatagtctgaagtctgggagcctgattcctccagctccatttttctttctcaagattgctttggctatttggggtcttttgtgtttccatacaaattgtgaaattttttgttctagttctgtgaaaaatgccattggtagtctgatagggatttgaatctgtagattgttttgggtagtatagtcattttcataatgttgattctccAATCCAAGAgtatgatatatctctccatctgtttgtatcatctttagtttctttcatcaatgtcttacagttttctgcatacgggtcttttgtctccttaggtaggtttattcctaggaattttattctttttgttgcggtggtaaacaggagtgttttcttaatttctctttcagatttttcatcatagtgtataggaatgcaagagatttctgtgcattaattttgtatcctgcaactttaccagattcattgattagctctagtagttttctggtggtatctttaggattctctatgtatagtatcatgtcatctgcaaacagtgacagctttacttcttcttttccaatttgtattccttttatttctttttcttctctgattgccgtggctaggacttccaaaactgcgttgaatactagtggtgagagtggacatccttgtcttgttcctgatcttagaggaaatgctttcagtttttcaccattgagaatgatgttggctgtgggttggtcatatatggcctttattttgattgaggtaggttccctctctgcccaccttctggagagtttttataaatggatgttgaattttgtcaaaagctttttctgcatctattgagatgatcatatggtttttcttcttcaatttgttaatatggtgtatcacattgattttgcgtatattgaagaatccttgcatccctggcgtaaattccacttgattgtggtgtatgatccttttaatgtgttgttgggttttgtttgctagtattttgttgaggatttttgcatctgtgttcatcagtgatattggtctgtagttttctttctttgtgacatctttgtctg
The genomic region above belongs to Lagenorhynchus albirostris chromosome 8, mLagAlb1.1, whole genome shotgun sequence and contains:
- the MATCAP2 gene encoding putative tyrosine carboxypeptidase MATCAP2 isoform X2, whose amino-acid sequence is MELTLQKYGSYEKFEQATGGSLLSKTRIWSHVRKYMMKEGCMGEIVVHLTEDLLSRASMTVVNGCPTLTINVCTAREHWLEGMLRHEIGTHYFRGINNLQQPWNSWTGRKKHDLKPNNPTEEGLASIHSVLFRKDPFLWRAALLYYTVYRASHMSFCALFKDIGKFVKDPNTRWDYCVRAKRGWTDTSQPGCFSKDQVYLDGILQILRYRETIDFHLLTALGKVSYEDVDRLKGLAVTENMRVPHFLQDHGRYMEHLEKIMEVNELTDRELKDLIY